In Bradysia coprophila strain Holo2 chromosome X unlocalized genomic scaffold, BU_Bcop_v1 contig_38, whole genome shotgun sequence, the following proteins share a genomic window:
- the LOC119069574 gene encoding uncharacterized protein LOC119069574 isoform X1 → MQHQIYELNATTPDLSDVSDLNPIASEDSVAEGVDRDKRKIPDVVFAPKNAILGFVFGKIDSLLDAKTRFIDTLDKQNIIKNKQHHIEVPVPIKSFQGLIQAVISPKITAITSKIGSLSGAFGSSGSSGGGDGDGHAGGGASAGLGGIVSSFLKLSGPILSSSSGSASGGGGLSVGGSVSSDDAASDDDDEETPY, encoded by the exons ATGCAGCACCAAATTTACGAATTAAACGCGACGACACCGGATCTATCTGATGTGTCCGATTTAAATCCGATTGCATCAGAG GATTCTGTTGCCGAAGGTGTTGACCGTGATAAGCGAAAAATACCAGATGTTGtttttgcaccaaaaaatGCCATCCTAGGCTTTGTCTTTGGC aaaatcgaTAGTTTACTCGACGCCAAAACCCGTTTCATTGACACATTGGACAAGCAAAacatcatcaaaaataaacagCATCACATCGAAGTGCCCGTACCGATCAAAAGTTTCCAGGGACTCATCCAAGCCGTCATTTCACCGAAAATCACAGCCATCACATCCAAGATCGGTAGCTTAAGTGGAGCGTTCGGAAGTTCTGGATCTTCAGGCGGCGGTGATGGAGACGGTCATGCTGGAGGCGGTGCATCGGCTGGATTAGGAGGAATTGTGTCATCGTTCTTGAAATTGTCCGGTCCCATTCTATCCTCGTCATCTGGTTCGGCATCGGGTGGAGGCGGTTTATCGGTTGGCGGCTCCGTCAGTTCTGACGATGCAGCCagcgatgatgatgatgaggaGACACCATATTAA